A part of Streptomyces sp. NBC_00557 genomic DNA contains:
- a CDS encoding sensor histidine kinase, whose protein sequence is MTVAGLTRRGTGGLSGAAGRLRAAVARAVRRRGTTGAADPGTAVPVGGLQAACAAGGSRAAEPSEKLQIRALQAMCRQVFGFRLAMIALAAPAALLHAAPGLGVRLVGAAVVVTSMVSYVLFRDWERFGPLLLRHPSLLAADTLFASFLLISAGPDTTLAYVSVCTPLLAGLLYSWRGAACFASLQSLILLLVHATLKADRHAPVAEALLLPGLCVISGAMGSTLRGLMLRFGAATHALTTVQARLAAAEAVSAERARLAREMHDSVAKTLYGVALAADGLAATASSAAPDPDRIRRQAELVARSARRAAAESRDLLADLRREPADHPETQPLWQQLAQELARFTARTGLRATHHWPTGPDAPLPAVPPSLARPLLSITAEALENAHRHASATRVEVRAALHGDLLRLTIHDDGRGLPPDTTLEHLRDAGHFGLLGMVERAAQIGARIRIGRGGHARGTEVRVELPLSALNRPDPAPREA, encoded by the coding sequence GTGACGGTGGCGGGCCTGACGCGACGCGGCACAGGAGGGCTCTCCGGTGCCGCGGGCCGCCTGCGCGCGGCCGTCGCCCGGGCCGTACGCCGCCGGGGGACGACCGGCGCAGCGGACCCCGGCACCGCCGTACCGGTGGGAGGGCTCCAGGCCGCCTGCGCGGCGGGCGGCTCGCGCGCGGCGGAACCCTCGGAGAAGCTCCAGATCCGCGCCCTGCAGGCCATGTGCCGCCAGGTCTTCGGCTTCCGCCTGGCCATGATCGCCCTGGCCGCCCCCGCAGCACTGCTCCACGCGGCCCCGGGCCTCGGCGTTCGCCTGGTCGGCGCGGCCGTGGTCGTCACCTCCATGGTGTCCTACGTCCTCTTCCGCGACTGGGAACGCTTCGGCCCCCTCCTGCTCCGCCACCCCAGCCTGCTTGCGGCCGACACCCTCTTCGCGTCCTTCCTCCTGATCTCCGCCGGCCCGGACACCACCCTCGCCTACGTCAGCGTCTGCACCCCGCTCCTCGCCGGCCTCCTCTACAGCTGGCGCGGCGCGGCCTGCTTCGCCTCCCTCCAGTCCCTGATCCTGCTGCTGGTCCACGCCACCCTGAAGGCCGACCGGCACGCCCCGGTCGCCGAGGCGCTCCTGCTGCCCGGCCTGTGCGTGATCTCCGGCGCCATGGGCTCCACCCTGCGGGGCCTGATGCTCCGCTTCGGCGCCGCGACCCACGCCCTGACAACGGTTCAGGCCCGGCTCGCTGCGGCGGAGGCGGTGAGCGCGGAACGCGCCCGGCTGGCCCGCGAGATGCACGACTCCGTGGCCAAGACCCTGTACGGCGTGGCCCTCGCCGCGGACGGCCTGGCGGCCACGGCCTCCTCCGCCGCCCCCGACCCCGACCGCATCCGCCGCCAGGCGGAACTGGTCGCCCGCTCGGCACGCCGGGCCGCCGCGGAGTCCCGGGACCTCCTGGCGGACCTGCGCCGCGAACCGGCCGATCACCCGGAGACGCAGCCCCTGTGGCAGCAACTCGCCCAGGAGCTGGCCCGCTTCACGGCCCGCACCGGCCTCCGTGCGACCCACCACTGGCCCACCGGTCCGGACGCCCCCCTCCCCGCGGTGCCACCGTCCCTGGCCCGCCCCCTGCTCTCCATCACCGCGGAGGCGCTGGAGAACGCCCACCGGCACGCGTCCGCGACCCGGGTCGAGGTACGAGCGGCGCTCCACGGAGACCTCCTGCGCCTCACGATCCACGACGACGGCCGGGGCCTCCCGCCGGACACCACCCTCGAACACCTCCGCGACGCCGGCCACTTCGGCCTGCTCGGCATGGTCGAGCGGGCCGCCCAGATCGGGGCCCGCATCCGCATCGGCCGCGGCGGCCACGCACGGGGCACGGAAGTCCGCGTGGAACTCCCGCTGTCGGCCCTGAACCGCCCCGACCCCGCACCCCGGGAAGCCTGA
- a CDS encoding DUF5936 domain-containing protein: MTGFLLALLMGLGVWGAFAGVRMYRADAKLPGDLAVALEVGATRTGAVGSVVDRMGMRYAPAVLRLMGPRLVAKYRRRIDLAGNPGGLTIDRYAARRAVYGALGAVGCLVFLLRGQWFVALLLLLFGAFWTEVGIWSAIRVRKDVIERTLPDFLDVLAVVVSAGLGFRQALDRVASRYEGPWADELRITLRQMDLGMSRRQAFAELRRRNDSEQVAMFVTALQQGEELGAPIVDTLVSLAKDMRRTDAQNARRKAARAVPKATLMITTFMVPATMLLLGAGLILGSGVDFGSLTGK; encoded by the coding sequence GTGACCGGATTCCTGCTCGCCCTGCTGATGGGCCTCGGCGTCTGGGGCGCCTTCGCCGGCGTCCGCATGTACCGCGCGGACGCCAAGCTCCCCGGCGACCTCGCCGTGGCCCTGGAGGTCGGCGCCACCCGCACCGGCGCGGTCGGCTCGGTCGTCGACCGCATGGGCATGCGCTACGCCCCCGCCGTGCTGCGCCTGATGGGCCCCCGCCTGGTCGCCAAGTACCGCCGCAGGATCGACCTCGCGGGCAACCCCGGCGGCCTGACCATCGACCGCTACGCGGCCCGCCGCGCGGTGTACGGCGCACTGGGCGCGGTCGGCTGCCTGGTGTTCCTGCTGCGGGGCCAGTGGTTCGTAGCTCTGCTGCTGCTCCTGTTCGGCGCCTTCTGGACGGAGGTCGGCATCTGGTCGGCGATCCGGGTCCGCAAGGACGTCATCGAGCGCACCCTGCCGGACTTCCTCGACGTGCTCGCGGTGGTGGTGAGCGCCGGCCTCGGCTTCCGCCAGGCCCTGGACCGCGTGGCCTCCCGCTACGAGGGACCCTGGGCGGACGAACTGCGCATCACCCTGCGCCAGATGGACCTCGGCATGAGCCGCCGCCAGGCCTTCGCGGAGCTGCGCAGGAGGAACGACTCCGAGCAGGTGGCGATGTTCGTGACCGCGCTGCAGCAGGGGGAGGAACTGGGCGCGCCGATCGTCGACACCCTCGTCTCCCTGGCGAAGGACATGCGCCGCACCGACGCCCAGAACGCCCGCCGCAAGGCCGCCCGCGCGGTGCCCAAGGCCACGCTGATGATCACCACCTTCATGGTCCCGGCCACGATGCTGCTGCTGGGCGCCGGCCTGATCCTCGGCTCCGGCGTGGACTTCGGCTCGCTCACGGGGAAGTGA
- a CDS encoding type II secretion system F family protein — MELHTLVQLTTGVTLLTCVLAVAGVHAYASGRARRAALVDRLTHTGPAPATGRRRRFRDLDRRLRRTRLGRRLELRLAATGLDVTPGEFFATMLTAVAALWLIGQATLAPFFGPLAGLLGIWAAVQFLNWQRQKRIERFIGQLPELARILANATQAGLALRTAIGMAAEELEAPAGEELAKVADQLALGQSLDDALGELADRLPSRELVVLVTTLVLSNRAGGQVVSALRNLTETLEERKETRREIRTQLSQVTMTSYAVPVLGVGALFLMNGVKDGALARMTGSPVGQACVLVAFAMYAVGFVLIRRLSRIDV; from the coding sequence ATGGAACTCCACACCCTCGTCCAGCTCACCACCGGTGTGACGCTGCTGACCTGCGTCCTGGCGGTGGCCGGAGTGCACGCCTACGCCTCGGGCCGGGCCCGGCGCGCCGCCCTCGTGGACCGGCTCACCCACACCGGCCCCGCCCCGGCCACCGGCCGCAGACGCCGCTTCCGCGACCTGGACCGGCGGCTGCGCCGCACCCGCCTCGGCCGCCGGCTCGAACTGCGCCTCGCCGCGACCGGACTGGACGTCACCCCGGGTGAGTTCTTCGCCACCATGCTCACGGCCGTCGCCGCGCTCTGGCTGATCGGCCAGGCCACCCTGGCCCCCTTCTTCGGCCCGCTCGCCGGCCTCCTGGGCATCTGGGCCGCGGTGCAGTTCCTCAACTGGCAGCGCCAGAAGCGCATCGAACGCTTCATCGGCCAACTCCCCGAACTCGCCCGCATCCTGGCCAACGCCACCCAGGCGGGCCTCGCCCTGCGCACCGCGATCGGCATGGCGGCCGAGGAACTGGAGGCCCCCGCGGGCGAGGAACTGGCCAAGGTCGCCGACCAGCTGGCCCTCGGACAGTCCCTGGACGACGCCCTGGGCGAGCTGGCCGACCGCCTCCCCTCCCGCGAACTGGTCGTCCTGGTCACCACCCTGGTGCTGTCCAACCGCGCCGGCGGCCAGGTCGTCTCCGCCCTGCGCAACCTCACCGAAACCCTGGAGGAACGCAAGGAGACCCGGCGCGAGATCCGCACCCAGCTCAGCCAGGTGACCATGACGTCGTACGCCGTCCCCGTCCTCGGCGTCGGCGCGCTGTTCCTGATGAACGGCGTGAAGGACGGCGCGCTCGCCCGTATGACCGGCTCGCCGGTCGGCCAGGCCTGCGTGCTCGTCGCGTTCGCGATGTACGCCGTCGGATTCGTCCTCATCCGGCGCCTGAGCCGGATCGACGTGTGA
- a CDS encoding CpaF family protein: MSLRARITTPEEHGSRGEDGHLVASYRAKLLQEIDLAEMSALAAAERRARLERVLGHIISREGPVLSTVERAQLIRRVVDEALGLGILEPLLEDASITEIMVNGPDAIFVERGGRVEQLPLRFVSADQLMQTIERIVSTVNRRVDESNPMVDARLPSGERVNVIIPPLSLTGPILTIRRFPRSFTLQELVSFGSLDEHMVYLLAGLVQAKFNIIVSGATGTGKTTLLNALSGLIPSHERIITIEDSAELQLQQAHVVRLESRPPNVEGKGQVTIRDLVRNSLRMRPDRIVVGEVRGGESLDMLQAMSTGHDGSLATVHANSAEDALTRLQTLASMSDVEVPFVALHDQINSAVDVIVQLTRFADGARRITEIALLDSHGGEPYRIATVARFDAQPMTPDGRVYGSFRYFPLPRRTADRLYMASQPVPQAFGVARSADELATREAR, from the coding sequence ATGAGCCTGCGCGCACGCATCACCACCCCCGAGGAGCACGGCAGCCGGGGCGAGGACGGGCACCTGGTCGCCTCCTACCGGGCCAAGCTGCTTCAGGAGATCGACCTCGCCGAGATGAGCGCGCTCGCCGCCGCCGAGCGCAGGGCGCGGCTGGAGCGGGTGCTGGGCCACATCATCAGCCGCGAGGGCCCGGTGCTGTCCACCGTGGAGCGCGCGCAGCTGATCCGCCGCGTGGTGGACGAGGCACTCGGCCTCGGCATCCTCGAGCCCCTCCTCGAAGACGCCTCGATCACCGAGATCATGGTCAACGGCCCCGACGCGATCTTCGTGGAACGCGGCGGCCGCGTCGAGCAGCTGCCGCTGCGGTTCGTCTCCGCCGACCAGCTGATGCAGACCATCGAGCGGATCGTGTCCACCGTCAACCGCCGGGTGGACGAGTCCAACCCCATGGTGGACGCCCGGCTGCCCTCCGGCGAGCGCGTCAACGTCATCATCCCGCCGCTGTCGCTGACCGGCCCCATCCTCACCATCCGCCGCTTCCCGCGCTCCTTCACCCTCCAGGAACTGGTCTCCTTCGGCTCGCTCGACGAGCACATGGTGTACCTGCTGGCGGGACTGGTGCAGGCCAAGTTCAACATCATCGTCTCGGGCGCGACGGGCACCGGGAAGACCACCCTGCTGAACGCGCTGTCCGGGCTGATCCCGTCCCACGAGCGCATCATCACCATCGAGGACTCCGCCGAACTCCAGCTCCAGCAGGCCCACGTGGTCCGCCTGGAGTCGCGGCCCCCGAACGTCGAGGGCAAGGGCCAGGTCACCATCCGCGACCTGGTCCGCAACTCGCTGCGCATGCGGCCCGACCGGATCGTCGTCGGCGAGGTCCGCGGCGGCGAGTCCCTCGACATGCTCCAGGCCATGTCCACCGGCCACGACGGCTCGCTGGCCACCGTCCACGCCAACAGCGCCGAGGACGCCCTCACCCGGCTGCAGACCCTCGCCTCCATGTCCGACGTGGAGGTGCCCTTCGTGGCCCTGCACGACCAGATCAACAGCGCCGTCGACGTCATCGTCCAGCTCACCCGGTTCGCCGACGGCGCCCGCCGCATCACGGAGATCGCCCTGCTCGACAGCCACGGCGGGGAGCCGTACCGGATCGCGACCGTGGCCCGCTTCGACGCCCAGCCCATGACCCCCGACGGCCGCGTGTACGGCAGCTTCCGGTACTTCCCGCTGCCCCGCCGCACCGCCGACCGCCTCTACATGGCGAGCCAGCCCGTCCCGCAGGCCTTCGGAGTCGCCCGCAGCGCGGACGAACTCGCCACCCGAGAAGCCAGGTAG
- a CDS encoding TadE/TadG family type IV pilus assembly protein — protein sequence MPYRRARDRGQVAIEYLGFIPVLLIVGLAGIQIGAVAYAAEQAGTAARAGARAASLRQDAQQACAEAVSGALTVTCSSGAGGDTVTVTARVRIPRVVWDFGDATKTATMPLDH from the coding sequence ATGCCGTACCGCCGTGCCCGCGACCGGGGCCAGGTCGCCATCGAATACCTGGGGTTCATCCCGGTGCTGCTGATCGTCGGCCTCGCCGGCATCCAGATCGGGGCCGTCGCCTACGCCGCCGAACAGGCCGGTACGGCGGCCCGGGCCGGGGCGCGGGCCGCCTCCCTGCGGCAGGACGCCCAGCAGGCCTGCGCCGAGGCGGTCAGCGGAGCGCTCACCGTGACCTGCTCGTCCGGCGCCGGAGGCGACACCGTCACCGTCACCGCACGGGTCCGCATCCCCAGGGTCGTCTGGGACTTCGGCGACGCCACCAAGACCGCGACCATGCCGCTCGACCACTGA
- a CDS encoding TadE/TadG family type IV pilus assembly protein, translated as MTRPDGDRGQVSIEFLGMTPLIILTLVLLWQAVLVGYTFTLAGNAADEAVRAGTAVPPGARPAACSAAGLKHLSAAWRGSAAVSCGGSGYVTADVRLHVPVLFPGLIDFPATVTGHAGAVEEAKH; from the coding sequence ATGACGAGGCCGGACGGAGACCGCGGACAGGTCAGCATCGAGTTCCTGGGGATGACGCCGCTGATCATCCTGACGCTGGTGCTGCTGTGGCAGGCCGTGCTCGTGGGGTACACCTTCACGCTCGCCGGGAACGCCGCGGACGAGGCCGTGCGGGCGGGGACCGCGGTGCCGCCGGGCGCGCGGCCGGCGGCCTGCTCGGCGGCCGGCCTCAAGCACCTGTCGGCGGCGTGGCGGGGGAGTGCGGCGGTGTCCTGCGGCGGCAGCGGCTATGTCACGGCCGACGTCAGGCTGCACGTCCCCGTGCTCTTCCCCGGGCTGATCGACTTCCCGGCCACCGTCACCGGCCACGCCGGCGCCGTCGAGGAGGCGAAGCACTGA
- a CDS encoding AAA family ATPase, which produces MPTRILPAGTDPDAVRSLTTLLSQLPDAEPQPPVTDSTQLVDTLARLAAESVDELPEVVVVHERIGPVPALELIREVALRFPAVGVILVTTDTSPGLFSAAMDSGARGLVALPLSYEELASRVQAVAQWSTGVRRHLGHGAELFAGAGGTVVTVSGAKGGVGATLAAVQLALAAQASGRPTALADLDLQTGDVASYLDIQFRRSVADLAAITDISPRVLADAVFRHDTGLAVLLAPAEGERGEEVTDRAARQIVSALRSRYEVVVVDCGAQLSGAGAAVVEMADTALLVTTPDVIAVRAAKRTVRMWDRLQIRKAEETTVVVNRHTRGTEIQPPLVQRITGTALARTAIPANFKELQAVVDAGRVHELDSRSTVKQALWALAGELGLVKAAEGAHRGSGRGPGGFRRRKE; this is translated from the coding sequence ATGCCCACCAGGATCCTCCCGGCCGGCACGGACCCGGACGCCGTCCGCTCCCTGACCACCCTGCTCAGCCAGCTCCCCGACGCCGAACCCCAGCCACCGGTCACCGACTCCACCCAGCTCGTCGACACCCTCGCCCGGCTCGCCGCCGAGTCCGTCGACGAACTCCCCGAGGTGGTCGTCGTCCACGAGCGCATCGGCCCGGTCCCGGCCCTGGAGCTGATCCGCGAGGTCGCCCTGCGCTTCCCGGCCGTCGGCGTCATCCTCGTGACCACCGACACGAGCCCCGGCCTGTTCTCCGCCGCCATGGACTCCGGCGCCCGCGGCCTGGTCGCGCTCCCGCTGTCGTACGAGGAACTCGCCAGCCGCGTCCAGGCCGTCGCCCAGTGGTCGACGGGGGTACGGCGCCACCTCGGGCACGGCGCCGAGCTGTTCGCAGGGGCGGGCGGCACGGTCGTCACGGTCAGCGGCGCCAAGGGCGGCGTCGGCGCGACCCTGGCGGCCGTCCAGCTGGCCCTGGCCGCCCAGGCCTCCGGCCGGCCGACGGCCCTGGCCGACCTCGACCTCCAGACCGGGGACGTCGCCTCCTACCTGGACATCCAGTTCCGGCGGTCCGTGGCCGACCTGGCCGCCATCACCGACATCTCGCCCCGCGTCCTCGCCGACGCCGTCTTCCGCCACGACACCGGACTCGCCGTGCTCCTCGCCCCCGCCGAGGGCGAACGCGGCGAGGAGGTCACCGACCGCGCCGCCCGCCAGATCGTCAGCGCCCTGCGCTCCCGCTACGAGGTGGTCGTCGTGGACTGCGGCGCCCAGCTCAGCGGCGCCGGGGCCGCGGTGGTGGAGATGGCCGACACCGCGCTGCTGGTCACCACGCCGGACGTGATCGCCGTACGCGCCGCCAAGCGGACCGTGCGGATGTGGGACCGGCTGCAGATCCGCAAGGCCGAGGAGACGACGGTCGTCGTCAACCGGCACACCCGCGGCACGGAGATCCAGCCGCCGCTGGTGCAGCGCATCACCGGGACCGCGCTGGCACGCACCGCGATTCCGGCCAATTTCAAGGAACTTCAAGCCGTCGTGGACGCCGGGCGGGTCCACGAACTGGACAGCAGGAGCACGGTCAAGCAGGCCCTGTGGGCGCTCGCCGGAGAGCTGGGACTGGTGAAGGCGGCCGAGGGGGCGCACCGGGGCAGCGGGCGCGGCCCGGGCGGATTCCGGCGGCGGAAGGAGTGA
- the cpaB gene encoding Flp pilus assembly protein CpaB: protein MNSRQRRGVILLILSVLCALGAFAGVLSVVHDVDSKVGPEVGAYRVKSDVKPYTALDAGQFEKIRMPRRWLSGNAVTDLRQIQGKIAVTTLRKGSLLQTDMIVDQPALQPGQQEVAIMIDAATGVAGKITPGSHVNVYATFAGKKEGDPDQSKIIVTDARVLDVGQITALDPDQNKNQQQPSEAVPITFALSTLDAQRITYAESFAQRVRLALVAPGSETSVPDKDRTYELATDK from the coding sequence ATGAACTCCCGTCAGCGCCGCGGCGTGATACTGCTGATCCTGTCGGTCCTGTGCGCTCTCGGCGCGTTCGCCGGCGTGCTGTCCGTCGTCCACGACGTCGACTCCAAGGTCGGGCCCGAGGTCGGCGCCTACCGGGTGAAGTCCGACGTGAAGCCGTACACCGCCCTGGACGCGGGCCAGTTCGAGAAGATCAGGATGCCCAGGCGCTGGCTGTCCGGCAACGCCGTCACCGACCTGCGCCAGATCCAGGGCAAGATCGCGGTGACCACCCTGCGCAAGGGCTCCCTGCTGCAGACCGACATGATCGTCGACCAGCCCGCCCTGCAGCCCGGACAGCAGGAGGTCGCCATCATGATCGACGCGGCCACCGGAGTCGCCGGGAAGATCACACCGGGCTCGCACGTCAACGTTTACGCCACCTTCGCCGGGAAGAAGGAGGGCGACCCGGACCAGTCGAAGATCATCGTCACCGACGCCCGGGTCCTCGACGTCGGCCAGATCACCGCCCTCGACCCCGACCAGAACAAGAACCAGCAGCAGCCCAGCGAGGCCGTCCCCATCACCTTCGCGCTGTCCACCCTCGACGCCCAGCGCATCACCTACGCCGAGTCCTTCGCCCAGCGCGTCCGGCTCGCCCTGGTGGCGCCCGGCAGCGAGACCAGCGTCCCCGACAAGGACCGCACCTACGAACTCGCGACGGACAAGTGA
- a CDS encoding chitinase — protein sequence MDLAPGIPRPRARRITLWSAATALALSVAGLAAAPASAADVNNVRNAGFESGLTGWTCTAGSGTTVSSPVHSGSSALKATPAGQDNAQCTQTVAVKPNSTYTLSAWVQGGYSYLGVTGTGTTDVSTWTPDTTSWKQLSTTFTTGASTSSVTVYTHGWYGQAAYYADDVSVYGPDGGGGGDPAPTVPAAPAGLSVSGTTSSSVSLSWTGVSGATGYNVYRDGAKVTAVTGTSATVTGLSASTSYSFQVTATNAAGESAKSAAVTGTTASGGSSGGGGALPKHAVTGYWQNFNNGAKVQKLSDVPSAYDIIAVAFADATSTPGAVTFSLDSSGLGGYTVDQFKADIRAKQAAGKKVVISIGGQNGTVSVNDSASAANFANSVYSLMQTYGFDGVDIDLENGLNATYMTQALRTLSSKAGSSLIITMAPQTIDMQSTSNSYFQTALNIKDILTVVNMQYYNSGSMLGCDGKVYSQGSVDFLTALACIQLQGGLAASQVGLGLPASTSAAGSGYVSPTVVDNALDCLTAGTNCGSFKPSRTYPDLRGAMTWSTNWDASAGNAWSNAVGAHVHALP from the coding sequence GTGGACCTTGCACCAGGCATACCCAGACCCCGCGCACGGCGAATCACCCTCTGGTCCGCCGCCACGGCCCTGGCCCTGTCCGTCGCCGGGCTCGCCGCGGCCCCGGCCTCCGCGGCGGACGTCAACAACGTGAGGAACGCGGGCTTCGAGTCGGGCCTCACCGGCTGGACGTGCACGGCCGGCAGCGGGACGACCGTCTCCTCCCCGGTGCACTCCGGTTCCTCCGCGCTCAAGGCGACCCCGGCCGGCCAGGACAACGCCCAGTGCACCCAGACGGTCGCGGTCAAGCCCAACTCGACGTACACGCTGAGCGCGTGGGTGCAGGGCGGCTACTCGTACCTGGGCGTGACGGGCACGGGCACCACCGACGTGTCGACCTGGACGCCGGACACGACGTCCTGGAAGCAGCTGTCGACGACGTTCACCACCGGCGCGTCCACCTCGTCCGTCACGGTCTACACGCACGGCTGGTACGGCCAGGCCGCCTACTACGCCGACGACGTCTCGGTCTACGGCCCCGACGGCGGCGGAGGCGGCGACCCGGCCCCGACCGTCCCCGCCGCGCCGGCCGGCCTGTCCGTCTCCGGTACGACGTCCTCGTCGGTGTCGCTGTCCTGGACCGGGGTGTCGGGGGCGACGGGCTACAACGTCTACCGCGACGGCGCCAAGGTGACCGCGGTGACGGGAACGTCCGCCACGGTGACGGGCCTGTCGGCGTCGACGTCGTACTCCTTCCAGGTGACCGCGACGAACGCGGCAGGCGAGTCGGCGAAGTCGGCGGCGGTGACGGGCACGACGGCCTCCGGCGGCAGCAGCGGCGGTGGCGGCGCCCTGCCCAAGCACGCCGTGACCGGCTACTGGCAGAACTTCAACAACGGCGCGAAGGTGCAGAAGCTGTCCGACGTGCCCTCCGCGTACGACATCATCGCCGTGGCCTTCGCCGACGCCACCTCGACGCCGGGCGCCGTGACCTTCAGCCTGGACTCCTCCGGCCTGGGCGGCTACACCGTCGACCAGTTCAAGGCGGACATCAGGGCCAAGCAGGCGGCCGGCAAGAAGGTCGTCATCTCCATCGGCGGCCAGAACGGCACGGTGTCCGTCAACGACTCGGCCTCCGCGGCGAACTTCGCGAACTCGGTGTACTCGCTGATGCAGACGTACGGCTTCGACGGCGTCGACATCGACCTGGAGAACGGCCTCAACGCCACCTACATGACACAGGCCCTGCGCACCCTGTCGTCGAAGGCGGGCTCGTCCCTGATCATCACGATGGCCCCGCAGACGATCGACATGCAGTCGACGTCGAACTCCTACTTCCAGACGGCCCTGAACATCAAGGACATCCTCACGGTCGTCAACATGCAGTACTACAACAGCGGTTCGATGCTCGGCTGCGACGGCAAGGTCTACAGCCAGGGCTCGGTCGACTTCCTCACCGCTCTCGCCTGCATCCAGCTCCAGGGCGGCCTCGCCGCCTCGCAGGTGGGCCTCGGCCTGCCCGCGTCGACGAGCGCGGCGGGCAGCGGCTACGTCTCGCCGACCGTGGTGGACAACGCCCTGGACTGCCTGACGGCGGGCACCAACTGCGGCTCGTTCAAGCCGTCCAGGACCTACCCCGACCTGCGCGGCGCGATGACCTGGTCGACGAACTGGGACGCGTCGGCGGGCAACGCGTGGTCGAACGCGGTCGGCGCCCATGTGCACGCGCTGCCGTGA
- a CDS encoding GntP family permease has product MSLLAPVAAATPAAPPHTGGLLLLVDGTPGLLTIAALGVALLLFLIMKVRLQPFVALLTVSIAVGLLAGLSVTELFGTVQRSDAVSTIESGMGGILGHVSIIIGLGTMLGAIVEVSGGAQVLAQRLLALFGERRAPLAMGLTGLIFGIPVFFDVGIFVLAPLVYAAAKLPQDPDEPRPGGTPTGRSILLYCLPLLAGLSMTHAFLPPHPGPVAAAGLLHVQLGWVILMGVVCGVPAVLAAWGYAAWVGRRVFVAVPQDMAEAAEEAKRAVAEEQRAQGVQPQEHPVPLATVLAIIGTPLILILAATFSSIALDPSPARSVLEFFGNPFVALTLALLLASYLLGIRRGWSRTSLEAVCTSSLKPIGNILLVVGAGGVFGAVLKASGVAQALSDTFHGVGLPVIVLSYLISLVLRVAQGSATVAIVTTAGIVAPLLTGDHHSPAFAALVIMAISAGSVFASHVNDGGFWMVAKYFGISERDTLRTWTVLESVLSVAGFAVAAVVSTFV; this is encoded by the coding sequence ATGTCCTTGCTCGCCCCCGTGGCCGCCGCCACGCCCGCCGCCCCACCCCACACCGGCGGCCTGCTCCTTCTCGTCGACGGCACCCCCGGACTCCTCACCATCGCCGCCCTCGGTGTCGCGCTCCTGCTCTTCCTGATCATGAAGGTACGGCTGCAGCCCTTCGTCGCCCTGCTCACGGTCTCCATAGCCGTCGGCCTGCTCGCCGGCCTCTCGGTCACCGAACTCTTCGGCACCGTCCAGCGCTCCGACGCCGTCTCCACCATCGAGTCCGGCATGGGCGGCATCCTCGGGCACGTCTCGATCATCATCGGCCTCGGCACCATGCTCGGCGCGATCGTCGAAGTCAGCGGCGGCGCACAGGTCCTGGCCCAGCGTCTGCTGGCCCTCTTCGGTGAACGCCGGGCGCCGCTCGCCATGGGCCTGACCGGCCTGATCTTCGGCATCCCGGTCTTCTTCGACGTGGGCATCTTCGTCCTGGCGCCGCTCGTCTACGCGGCGGCCAAGCTCCCCCAGGACCCCGACGAGCCCCGTCCCGGGGGGACCCCCACCGGCAGGTCGATCCTCCTGTACTGCCTCCCCCTGCTGGCCGGCCTCTCCATGACCCACGCCTTCCTGCCCCCGCACCCCGGCCCGGTCGCGGCCGCCGGCCTGCTGCACGTCCAGCTCGGCTGGGTCATCCTCATGGGCGTCGTCTGCGGCGTCCCCGCGGTGCTGGCCGCCTGGGGGTACGCCGCCTGGGTCGGCAGGCGCGTCTTCGTCGCCGTACCGCAGGACATGGCCGAGGCGGCGGAGGAGGCGAAGCGGGCGGTGGCCGAGGAGCAGCGCGCGCAGGGCGTGCAGCCGCAGGAGCACCCGGTGCCGCTGGCCACGGTCCTCGCCATCATCGGCACGCCCCTGATCCTGATCCTCGCCGCGACCTTCTCCTCGATCGCCCTGGACCCGTCTCCCGCCCGCTCCGTGCTGGAGTTCTTCGGCAACCCCTTCGTGGCCCTCACCCTCGCCCTGCTGCTGGCCTCCTACCTCCTCGGCATCCGCCGCGGCTGGTCCCGCACGTCCCTCGAGGCGGTGTGCACGTCGTCGCTGAAGCCGATCGGCAACATCCTGCTGGTCGTGGGCGCGGGCGGGGTCTTCGGCGCCGTACTGAAGGCCAGCGGGGTCGCCCAGGCCCTGTCGGACACCTTCCACGGCGTCGGCCTGCCGGTGATCGTGCTGTCGTACCTGATCTCGCTCGTCCTGCGGGTGGCCCAGGGCTCGGCGACGGTGGCGATCGTGACGACGGCGGGCATCGTGGCGCCGCTGCTGACCGGGGACCACCACTCCCCGGCCTTCGCGGCCCTCGTCATCATGGCCATCTCGGCCGGCTCCGTCTTCGCCTCGCACGTCAACGACGGCGGCTTCTGGATGGTCGCCAAGTACTTCGGCATCAGCGAACGCGACACGCTGCGCACGTGGACGGTCCTGGAATCGGTGCTGTCGGTGGCGGGGTTCGCGGTGGCGGCGGTGGTGAGCACGTTCGTGTGA